GCGTCCAGCGAGCCCTCCAGCAGTGGGAATCGGACGTGTGGCGTCCCGTCGATCCGGTCCATGTTGGTCTCGAAGTCGTCGGTCGTCGAGAGCGCCACGATGTCACTGCGATCGACCATGGTCTCGCTGACCGACATCTGGCCGATGTCCAGCGCGTTGATCACTTCGGTCCGGCGTTCTTCGGGGACGCCGAGCTGGTTGAGCGACTCGCCCATCGTGCGTCGCAGTTCTGCCCGAGTGGTCGCGACACCGTCCTCGGCTTCCGCTTCAGTCCACGAGCGGGAGATTTCGACGCCGAACAGGCCCAGCAACGCTTTGGCCACCCAGTCGGCCGCGATGATCACCGGGTACATCAGCTTCGTCCAGGCGTACAGCAGCCCCGAGCCGTAACCGGCGACGAACTTGGCACGCTCGATTCCCAGATACGTCGGTGCCTGCTCGCCAACGATGACGTGCAGGAGGTTGACCACCGCCAGTGCGAGGAGCACTGACAGCGTCGTGTGACCACCTCCCGTGATGCCGACTGCACTCAGCAGTGGTCCCATCACCGCCGTGACAGCCGGTTCGGCGACGACCCCCAGCCCCACGCTACAGATAGTGATCCCGACCTGACAGCCCGTGAGGAAGATCTCCAGGCGCTCGGTCATGTTCCACGCGCGTTCGAGCCCTCGTCCGTTGCCGCGGAACTCCGCTTCCTCGAACTGTCTGACGCGAGTCATCGCGAACTCGGTCGTGACGAAAAAGCCGTTTCCCAGCAGAAGAACGACGCCACCGAACAGGCGAAACCACGTGACCGGAGAGACAGCCATCAAACGACTGATTCATCTGGCTAGGGCCTAAATCTGCCGTTCGAGCTGTTCTGTCGCCCCTCCCACAAAGCCAGTCATCTCTGTGTGAGACGGTTGAGCGAAGACGATGCAGAAGGCCACGGCACCAGAGCCGGATCTATATATACCCGAGCGCGTCCTCGATCCGACCCAGTTCCGGCCCCGTGGTATCCTCACCGACGACGTAGCCGTTCTCGTTGGCGAGCAGGCCCGACCCGACCAGCGGCCCACCGTAGTTGATGGTCCCGATGTCGGCGGGCACGTCCAGCAGGTCTTCGAGGAAGTCCAGTTCCTCGTCGGTCGTCTTGGGGTGGCAGAGGACGCCCCGATTGGTCGCGACGGCGGCGGTGCCCACTGTACGGACGCCGGCCAGCGTGCCGCGTTCGACGGGTACGTCCAGTGCGTCCTTGACAGTCTGGACGGCGTCGCGGGAGAGATCCGGGTGGAGGTACGCGCCGGTGTCGTTGGCCAGGACGACGTTGCCGGCGGCGGTGATCCGACCCGGGAGGTCGGTGACGGGGAGGGAGACGGCGTCTTCGATCCGTTCGCGTTCGCGGTCGGTAGCGCGGCCGCTGACCAGCAGGCCGTTCTCGTTGCCGGTCGCCAGCGCGCCGACGGTGCCGGAGCCGCCGACCGTCGTCGGAATCGCCGGCACGTCGAGTTCGTCGGCCAGATCCTCACGGAGGTCGTCGTCGACGTCGGGGCGGACGAGCAGACAGTCGTCGGTCGCCCGGGCGAAGACACCGACGTACGCCGAACCGGCGAAGGCCGCGCGGAGCAAAGCTATGCCGTCTCTGCTTCGACGACGGCCTCGCCCTCTTCGTCGAAGCGGGCGGCCCGCACGCGAAGCTTGCTCGGGGGCTTTTTCTGGCCGCGCTCCCAGATGGCCTCGTTGATCGAGGGGTCCAGCCGGACGGCGTCGCCGTCGACGCTGAAGTGCTTGGCGAGGTGCTCGCGGATCAGCGTCATGGCCTTGCCGGCGCGTTCGTGTTTCGGTTCCGCGTTCACGTCACGGAGCGGGACCGTGATGACCCGCTCCTCGAAGTCACTCGCGCTCATTATTCGTCGGTGTCGCTGTTACGCCAGCTACGACGCTGGGGGTTGCGCTGGACTTCGCGGTCCGTCTTCAGCATGACCCACGCCGGAATTCGGCTGTTCTGGCGGTCCTTCTTGGCGAGACGCTTTTTCTTGGCCTTCGACTTCTTACCCATAGTGCCCGCTTCTACCCTGTCGGCGCTTAAATTTGTGTTCTTTCGTCCCCACCTTTTTCCGCGGGGGGTCGTCCGCGACCCCCCGCGCAAAAACGTGGGCGAAAAAGCCGGACGCTCGCTCCGCTCGCGTCCGGTACGACGAACGTGACTGTCGACCGCACAGCGACCGCGCAGCGACCGCACCGCAAAATCGCCTACAGAAACGCCAGCGGCACCATCACCGCGAAGCCGACGACCAGCCCGGTCACCAGCTCTCGGTGCCCACGTCCCGGAAGCCCGCTCCCCTTCTCCAGCGCCTCGGGGACGAACTCCGAGAGCACGAGATAGATCATCGCACCGGCGGCGAACCCGAACCCGGCCGGCAGGAACTCCTTGGCGATCCGCACGAAGTAGAACGCCAGCACCGCCCCGATGGGCTGGGGCAGGCTGGAGAACACGGCCCACCAGACCATCTTCCAGTTGGAGACGCCCATCGACCGCAGCGGAATGGAGATGGCCAGCCCCTCCGGGACGTTGTGGATCGAGATCGCGACGGTCATGAAGATCGCCAGAAGCGGCACGACGAAGGGACCGAAGGAGAGGCCACCCGCCAGATTCAACTCCGCGAAGGAGACGCCGACTGCGACCCCCTCCGGAAAGCTGTGGACCGTCAGGATGCCCAGGATCAAGACGAGTTTCTGGAAGTCGGCCTCCTCGTACTCCCGGGGGTCGAAGTGGTGATCGGAGATGACCCGGTTGGCGACGATCACCAGTACTACGCCCGCCGCGAGACCGGCGACCATCAGCAAGTAATCGCCCCGCCCGTCGGCCTCGGCCATCCCTTCCAGCACGAGGCCGAACGTCGACGCCGAAATCATGATCCCCGAGGCCAGCCCCCAGAGCCCGACCTGCAACCGGTCGCTCACTTCCGAGATGAAAAAGAACGGAAGCGCGCCGATCCCGGTCGCCAGAGCCGTCATGAATCCCGCGACGAACACCAGCGTCAGATTCGCCAACGTTCCCATACCCGGACTTCGAACGTCCGCGGCTTAAGAATTATCACTAACCTGATCGGTTTTGGTTGGCCTAAAGGGGCGACCGCGGCCGCCCTAGCGGGACGGGGCCAGTCCCTCGTGGCCGAGTGGTGCGTCGCTCAGAGGTCGAACCGCTCGACCGTCTGGTACTCGGGTCCCGCGTCGGTGAGGACGCTCTCGGTGAGCCTGATCTCCTCGACGCGGAGCCGGCCCGCGGTCGGGTCCCGCTCGCGGACGGCCTCCTGGACCAGTTCTTTCCCGCCGGCGTGGTCCATCCGAGCGAGGGTGGCGTGAGGCGTGAACTCGTGATCCGGCGGTTCGAAGCCCAGGTCGACCAACCGCGGCGCGACCGCCTCGTGAAGCGCGGTCAGTCGGTCGCCGCCCGCCTCGACGCCGAGCCAGACGACGCTGATGTAGTCGAGGGAGGGAAACACACCGAGACCACCGAACTCGGCGGTGAAGGGGTCGACGTCCGCCTCGGCGACGGCGTCGTCGAGCGCGGCCGTGACCTCGTCGAGGCGGTCGGGGTCGGTGTCGCCGAGGAAGAAGAGCGTGACGTGTGCCTGCTCCGGGTCGGTGAAGTTCAGCCCCGAGGCGTCCGCGACGGCCTCGCCGAGGCCGTCGAGGTCGACGCTGACGAACAGTCGCTTGCCCATGTTTCGTGGTTCGGGAGTTCGGGCTTGAATCCATCGCCGGTCGAGTCCCGGCCAGTCTGCCCGTCCCGTTGTGGCGGCCGTCCCGTGGACGTAGCCCTTAACCGACTGCCCGTCCAATCCCGGGGTATGACAGACAGAGAGCCCGACGACTACGAGTTCTCGGAGGGGCAGGGGTTCGAGGACCCCTACGACGAGTTCGATCTGGACCCGCCGGAACTCGACGTGGATCCGGACAAGGTCGACCCCGTCGACTCCCGGGCGCTCGCGGACATGCTCGACGAGCGCAACATCGCCAGCGAGGAGGTCGACGCCGAGCAGTTGCTCGACGTGGCCCTCTCCTACATGCAGATCAACCGCTTCGAGCAGGCCGCCGACGCCTTCGAGCGGGTCGCCCGCTACGCCGACGACGACCGTATCGCACAGGAGGCCTGGACCAACAAGGGTGCAGCTCACGCCGAACTCGAAGAGTACGACATGGCCATCGGCGCGTACAAGGAGGCCATCGACATCGACGGGGACAGCGAGCACGCGGCCACCGCCGAGACCAACCTCGCCTACTCCCTCTGGGAGTTCGGCCGCACCGAGGAGGCGCTGGAACACGCCGAGCGCGCCGTCGAGATCGACGAGCGCTTCGCCGAAGCCTGGTACAACCGCGGCTTCTTCCTGCTGGAGCGTGGCCTCGCCGAGGACGCGCTGAACGCCTTCGACAACGCGATCCGACTGGGCCACCGCAACACCCGAATCCTGGAGGAGAAGGCCCGCGCACTCGAAGAGATGGGCGAGTTCGATAGAGCCGAGGAGGTCGCCCAGGAGGCAGAAGAGATGCGCGAAGAGGCCGAAGCCGATCTGGTCGAAGAGCAGCAACAACAGCAACTGGAATGATCCTCAACGAGCGCGACACGGAGGAGGGACTGCTCGTGTCGGTCTGTGACCCCGACGTGCTCGGGGAGACCTTCGAGAACGGCGAAGTCTCGCTCACGGTCGAGGCGGACTTCTACGACGGCGAGGAGGTCGACGAGGAGGCCGTCGTCGACAGCCTCGCCCGCTGTGCGGTCGCCAACATCGTCGGCACCCGCTCCGTCGAGGTCGCTATCGAACACGGCTTCGTCGAGGAGGGCAACGTCCTCGATCTGGGCGAGACGCGCCACGCCCAGATGCTGCGGATGTGAGCGCCCGCCATTCCACCCACTTCCCGTCCCCCACCGCTCCGGCTGAACGCTTTTGTATTGGCCGGGAGGCCCCATTCGCATGCAGATCACCGGCGTCGACCAGTATCACCTGGAACACCAGGTGGAGGGGAGTTTCGAGCCGACGTGGATCCCCGGCTACCCGCAGGGGACCCACGAAGTCGAACTGTTCGAGATCGAGACCGACACGGGACTGACGGGCTACGGCGCGATGCCGAGTTTCGCCGGCGGGATGGATTTCTCCGAGCCCCTGTCGTACTTCCTGCTCGGCGAGGACCCCCACGACGTGGAGGGGATCCTGCGAAAACTCGACAGCATCAACCTCGTCGGCCCGCGCCCGTGGGGCGTCGAGATCGCCATGTGGGACCTCATCGGCAAGGACGCGGGCAAACCGATCTACGAACTGCTCGGGGGCTCAGGGAGTGAGATTCCGGTCTACGCCTCGACGGGCGAGGTGATGCCGGCCGAGGAGCGAATCGGCTACCTCGAAGACGTACTCGACGCGGGCGTCGGGGCGGTCAAACTCCGGGTTACCGACCCCGACCACATCGATATCGTCCGGGCGGTCAGGGAGGCCTACCCCGAGCTGCCGCTGATGGTCGACGCGAACAAGGGGTGGGCGGTGCGGGTGATGGAAGACGAACAGCAGTGGTCGTTCCGTGAGGCCCTAGAGTTCGCCCGCGGGCTGGAGGACGTGGGGAACGTCCGCTGGCTCGAAGAACCGCTGCCACGCCACGACTACGAACAATATGCTCGACTGCGGGAGGCCGTGGACGTGCCCATCGCGGGCGGGGAGTTCAACGACGGTATCCACCACTTCCGGGAGTTCGTGAAGCAGGGGTCGCTCGATATCCTGCAACCCGACGCCGCGCTGGCGACGGGGATCAAACGCGCCGACGAGGTGGCCGCGATGGCCCGCCAGCACGGACTGGAGTACGTGCCTCACACCTGGACCAACGGAGTCGGCTTCGTCGCCAACCTCCACGTGATGGCGGCCAACGACGCGCCGTGGTGTGAGTTCCCGATGGAACCGCCGTGGACGCCCGACGTGCGGGACTTCCTGCTCGAATCGACCGTCGACCACGAAGAGGGCACGGTCACGCCGCCGGACGGTCCCGGCCTCGGGGTCGAGATCGACGAGTCGCTGCTTTCCTGAGCGCGCCGTTCGAGGGGCGTCAGCGCATCGCACGGACGATCCGGATCGTAAGGGGAAGGGGGATCGGTGGCTTCCGGTCGCCCGATGAGCGAATTCGAGTTCACGACGGCGATCCCGATCCGCTATCGCGATCTGGACCCCTGGGATCACGTCAACAACGCCGTCTACGCGACGTATCTGGAGGAAGCCCGGACGGAGTACCTCGACACCGTCTTCGAGACGCCGATGGAGGCACGCGACTTCGTGCTGGCCAACCTCGAACTGGACTACCGCGCGCCGATCACCTACGACAGCGACGGGGTCGAGATCGCCGTCCGAACTGGTGACCTCGGGTCGTCGAGTCTGACGCTCTCCTACGAGGTCCGGCGGAGCGACGGAGTCGTCTCGGCCACTGGTGAAACGACGCAGGTCCACATGGGCGAGGACGGGACGCCGACGCCCTTGCCCGGGGAGTGGCGGGAGTCGATCCGGGCGTTCGAGCCCGCACTCGACTGATCGGCGACGTGGAGTTCTCGCCCGGACCGAAGGAGTGTTGAGTCCGGAACGCCTCTGTTCACACAATGGAGACATCCGAGTCAGCACCGCTTTCCGTCGAACGCATCCGGGCGGATTTCCCGATCCTCGAACGCGAGTTCGACGGGACGCCACTGGTCTATCTCGACAACGCGGCGACGAGCCAGACGCCAGAGCCGGTGGTCGACGCCATCGTCGACTACTACCACCGGTACAACGCCAACGTCCACCGCGGGCTCCACCAGCTCTCACAGGAGGCCTCGATCGCCTACGAGGAGGCCCACGACCGCGTGGCCGAGTTCGTCGGTGCCTCGGGCGGCCGCGAGGAGGTCGTCTTCACCAAAAACGCCACCGAGGCGATGAACACCGTCGCCTACGCCTGGGGCCTCGAAGAACTCGGGCCGGGCGACGAGATCGTCCTCACGGAGATGGAACACCACGCCGCGCTGGTGACGTGGCAACAGATCGCCAAGAAGACCGGTGCCACGGTCCGATTCATCGAGGTCGACGACGAGGGCTACCTCGACATGGACCACGCCCGGGAGCTGATCGGCCCCGACACCGCGATGGTCAGCGCCGTCCACGTATCCAACACCCTCGGCACGATCAATCCCGTCTCGGAACTGGCGGATCTGGCCCACGAACAGGACGCCCTGATCTTCGTCGACGGCGCGCAGTCGGTCCCGCACATGCCCGTCGACGTCGAGGAGATCGACGCCGACTTCTTCGCCTTCTCGGGCCACAAGATGTGTGGTCCCACAGGGATCGGCGTCCTCTACGGCAAGCAGCACCTGCTGGAGGAGATGCAGCCGTACCTCTACGGCGGCATGATGATCGAGAAGGTCACCTTCGAGGACTCGACGTGGCACGACCTCCCCTGGAAGTTCGAGGCCGGCACGCCCGTCATCGCGCAGGGCATCGCGCTGGCCGAAGCCTGTGACTACCTCGACGAGATCGGGATGGACAACGTAAAGCGCCACGGCGAGGCGCTGGCCGAGTACGCCCACGACCGGCTCTCGGAGTTCGGCGACATCGAGATCCTCGGCCCGCCGGCCGACGACCGGGCGGCGCTGGTCTCGTTCAACCTGGAGAGCGTCCACGCCCACGACGTGTCGGAGATCCTCAACGCCCACGGCGTGGCGGTCCGGGCCGGCGACCACTGCACCCAGCCGCTGCACGACAAACTCGGCGTCCCTGCCTCGGCGCGAGCCTCGTTCTACATCTACAACACCGAAGAAGAGGTCGACACGCTGATCGAGGGGCTGGAAGACGCGCGGGAGCTGTTCGCGTAGGTATCCGGTTCGCCGTTTTCGCTCACAGTCTCACGCCGTCACAGCGCCGGCAGAATCAGGAATCGCAGCGTCCAGAGCGCCCCCATCCCGGCAGCCATCGTCGCGAAGACGCTCTCGGTGCGCCAGGCGACGACGACGGCGACGGTACCGGCGACCAGTTTGTCGGTGGCGAGCCCGCCGGCGTCGAGCGTGACGAACGCCGGGAGGACGAGGGCGGCGAGGACGGCAGCGGGGACGTACCGCAGCGGCTGCCGGACCCGCGGCGGGATCTCGTCGAGGTAGCCAAAGAGGGCGATGAACGAGAACCGGATCGCGTAGGTCGCGACGCCGATGGCGAGGATGACCCCCCAGATGGCGGGGTCGCCGTAGCTAGTGGCCACGGCTCACCTCCACGTCGAGGACGCGCTCGGAGGCCAGTCCGGCCGCGATGCCGACGCTCGCGCCGACGAGCAGGCCGAGGTTGAGCGGGAGGCCGGCACCGACGACGGCGACGGTGCCGCCGACCACGCCGGCGACGGTCGTCGGGCCGTCCTCCATCGCGGGGACGAGCAGGGCCAGAAAGACCAGCGGGACGGCGAACTCCAGCCCCCAGGCGTCGGGGACGCCGGTGCCGAGCAGGACGCCGGCGACGGTGGCGATCTGCCAGACGACCCACAGCGTCGCGGCAGCGCCGAGGTAGTAAGCCACGCGGTCGACCGACTCCTCGGAGCGATAGCTGGCGATGGAGAGGGCGTAGGCCTGATCGGTCAGGAGGTAGGCCAGCCCGGCCTTCACGCGGCCCGCGAACCGCCGGAAGTGCGGTGCGATGGAAGCCGAGTACATCAACATCCGGAGGTTGATGACGACGGCGGTGACGAAGACGACCGTGAGCGGCGCGTCGCGGCCGATGAGATCGAGGGCGGCGAGCTGTGACGCCCCCGCGAACACCAGCACGGACATCCCGAGCGCCTGCGAGAGGTCGAGACCGGCGTTCGCCGCGGCGATGCCCGCGACGAGGCCGAAGGGGAGGATACCGAGCAGGAGCGGCGACACGTCACGGACGCCACGGAGAAAGTCGTCGCGGTCCATAGCGACGGATCGACCGGCGGCCGTTTACGCGTGACTATTCGCGGTCGATGGTGACCCGCCTACTCGTCGGACTCGTCGCCGCGAGCCCGGGTGAACACCCACAGGAGGATGAGGATACCCTCGACGCGAGCGGCGGTGTAGACCCAGGGGCGGAGTTCGACCTCGCTGTCCTCGCTGACGGCGAGGTCCATCCAGAAGTCGACGACTTTGCGCGGGGCGAGCAGTTCGACGAGACCGAACAGGGCCAGCGGGAGGCGGAGTGCCATGGTGTACCCGTTCGCGGTCCCGGACCAAAACGATTCGCCCGGTAGCGGCGTCCGCGCGCGGAAACACGTGACGCGGAACGCTTATCCGCCGGACTCGCCTATCGGGAGCCAACAATGGTCGGCGGCTCCGATATGTACCGACAGCAGATCCTCGATCACTACAAGAGTCCCCGCAACTACGGGGAGATGGAGGATCCCACGTTCACGCACGTCGGCGAGAACCCGATGTGTGGCGACACCATCGAGATGCAGGTACGACTCGACGACGACGAGGAAGAGATCGAGTACGTCGCCTTTCAGGGGGACGGCTGTGCCATCTCGCAGGCCTCGGCGTCCATGCTCTCGGAGAAGCTCCAGGGGATGACGATCGAGGAGCTTCAGGAGATGGACCGCGACGACGTGGTCGACATGCTCGGCGTCGACATCTCCCCGATGCGAATCAAATGCGCCGTGCTGGCCGAGAAGGTCGCACAGGACGGCGCTGACATCTACTTCGGCGAACTGGACGTGGACAAGACCACGACCGAAGACGACGAGTAGGGCGCGTTCGTTGCGAATTGGAGGGTTTTCGCGGCTCGTTCACTGCGACGGATAGCGGATCGTGACGGCGGTGCCGTTTTCGTCGTTCTCGACGACGGAGACGTGGCCGCCGACGCGTTCGACGGCCAGACGGACCATCCAGAGGCCGAGTCCGGTGCCGTGGACGAGCGGGGTGGTCTCGTCGTCGCGGAGGGCGAGCAGTTCGCTCTCGGGGATCGGCGGGCCGTCGTCGGTGACGGTGAGTTTGACCCAGGGTTCGTTCGGTGGGACGCCGACGGTGACGACGACCTCGGGGTCCTCGGCCTCGGCGTGCTGGATGGCGTTCTCACAGAGTTCCGTCAGGGCGAGTTCGACCTCCGGGCGGATGGTGGCGGCTCCCTCGGAGGGACGCAGCATGTGGACGTTGGCGTCGGGGTGGCGGTCGTTGAGGTCCTCCTCGACGCGTTCGAGCACGGTCGTGAGGTCGGTTGGTCGCCAGTTGTCCTCGGGGGAGAGGACCTGCCGGATGCGCTGGACCTTCTCGACGAGGCGGTCCCAGCGCTCGGCGATGTTCCGGACCTTCCGTGCGGAGTCCTGCTCGGTCTCGTCCAGCGCGTCGGCGAGCAGGCGGGCGTGACTCAGGACGACGGTCATGTCGTTGCGGAGGTTGTGCCGGAGTAATCTGTTGAGGACCGTCGCCTGGCGGCGACGCTGCTCGCGCATCGTAATGTCGACGAACAGAAAGCGGGTGCCGATCACGTCGTCGTCGCAGTCCGTTCGCGGGACCGCGCGCACGAGCGTGTGGACGACGGTGCCGTCGGCACAGACCAGTTTCCGTCGCTCAGTGACGGGCTCGTCCCCGACCTCCGGGTGTGTGTCGCCGGCCTCCAGTTCCGCCGCCGACGAAGGCGTGTACACGTCCGCGAGCGGTCGCCCCTTTAGCGACTCCCTGTCGTAGCCAAGCGTCTCCACGAACCGCTCGTTGCACACGTCGATCACCGCCTGCCCGTCCTCGGTTCGGGTGTGGACGTACATCACCGGCAGGTCCTCCAGCAGACTCTGCCACTCCCCCGCATCGTCAGCCCCCTGAGACATCTTCACACGTTGTTTTCGGATACTATCATTTGAAACTACCGTGGATTTCAGAGAGTGTACCGCCGGGTCCGATCCACCCGACCGCTTCGAGTGGGGCATCTCCTCTCTCTCAAAGTGAACGTTCGGTCAGTCCGTCGGCCCGGGGAGCGGGGTGTTTTTCTCCCGTGGTGCGCTACCGAATTCCATGCTGGAACTGGACGGCGGGGACGCCGGCGGGGGATATCTCCGGACCGCCCTGGCGCTGTCGGTCCTGACCGACCGACCCGTCCGCGTCGCGAACGTCCGCGGCGACCGACCGGAGCCAGGGCTGAAACCACAGCACGCCGCGGCCGTCGAAGCTGTGGCGGAAGTCTGTGACGCGACCGTCACGGGGACGGAGCACGGGGCGACGACGGTCACCTTCGAACCCGGGGGCGCGCCGGGCGGTGTAGCGTCGGTCGACGTCGGAACCGCCGGGAGCGTGACGCTCGTCTTCGACACCGTGGTGCCGCTCGCGATGGCCGCCGACGCGCCGATCCGCCTGCGTGCGACCGGTGGAACGGACGTGGCGTGGTCGCCGCCGCTGACGACCTACCGGCGGGTGAAACTCCCGCTCCTGCGACGGCTGGGCGTACCGGTGGCCGTCGACGCCAGCCGGCGCGGGTTCTACCCCGTCGGCGGCGGTGCGGCGACGCTCACGCTCGCCCCCGCGAATCCGTCATCGCTCGACCTCGGAGAGCGAGGCCACCCCGAGGGCGTCCGGGTCTACTCGCTGGCGAGCGAGGGGCTCGCCGACGCCGACGTGGCCGAGCGGCAGGCCGACGCGGCCGTCGAAGCGCTCGACGCCGCTGATCGCCGGGTTCGCGAGCGAGTCGTGAGCTACGTCGACAGCGAGTCGCCGGGCTCGGTCTGCACCGTCCGAGCCGACTACGGGACCGGCGTCGCTGGTCTGGACGCGCTCGGCGAGCAGGGCAAACCGGCCGAGGACGTCGGTCGCGAACCGGTCGAGGCACTCGAGGCCTTCGAGGGCACCGGTGCCGCGATCGATCGACACCTGGCAGATCAGCTGTTGCCCTTCCTCGCGGTTGCGGGCGGGACGGTGACGGTGCCCGAGGTGACTGCGCACGTCGAGTCGGGCCTCGACCTGCTCGCGGCCTTTGGCTGTGACGTGGCGGTGACGGAGGAGAGTGATCGAGTTCGGTTGCAGTCGGACGGGTTGGTCGATGCGGGTTCCGGCAGCCGATGAGTTCGAGGTAACGCCTCGTTTTATTCGCCAGGCGACCCAACTGGGGGTGATGCCAACGGTCGACCCGCAACCGGACCGGTTTCGCGATCTGATGCTCGACGACGAACCGGGGTTCGAGGAGGTCCTGACCTGCGTGTTCGGGATCCAGCGCCACGAGGCCCGGACGTATCTGGAGCTACTCGACCGGCCCGAGAGCACCGTCGCGGAACTGGCGGACGTACTCGACCGGGACCGCAGCAACGTCAACCGGTCGCTGTCGACGCTCCGGGAGAAGGGGCTGGCCGGCCGAACCCGGCGACTGCTTGACGACGGCGGCCACGTCTACCAGTACACCGCGACCCCAGTGGCAGAGGCCCGGGAGTCGATGCACGAGACCCTCGACGAGTGGGCCGCCTACGTCCACGAGCGCATCGACGAGTTCGGCGAGGGCTAGCGAACGGAAACCACCCCACTTTTGCGCCGCCGAGCCGTCCTGTCAGGAAATGGCAACCCTCGATCTCGAACTCGACGGCCCGCGGACCGTACCCGAGGCGGCCGACGACGGCGTCTGGCTGACCTGCATCGAGTGCGGCGAGACGTTCGCCCCCTTCGACGACGTACGCTACACCTGCGACGACTGCGACGGCCTGCTGGAGGCCCGCTACGCCGACGCGCCAACCCTCGACGACTTCGAGGGCCGTGGCGTCTGGCGCTACAGTGAGGCGCTGCCGTTCGACTCGGGGGTCACCCTCCCCGAGGGTGACACGCCGCTGCACTACGTCCCCGACCTGGAGGACGACATCGGCGT
This Halorientalis sp. IM1011 DNA region includes the following protein-coding sequences:
- a CDS encoding AzlC family ABC transporter permease — translated: MDRDDFLRGVRDVSPLLLGILPFGLVAGIAAANAGLDLSQALGMSVLVFAGASQLAALDLIGRDAPLTVVFVTAVVINLRMLMYSASIAPHFRRFAGRVKAGLAYLLTDQAYALSIASYRSEESVDRVAYYLGAAATLWVVWQIATVAGVLLGTGVPDAWGLEFAVPLVFLALLVPAMEDGPTTVAGVVGGTVAVVGAGLPLNLGLLVGASVGIAAGLASERVLDVEVSRGH
- the rtcA gene encoding RNA 3'-terminal phosphate cyclase, which produces MLELDGGDAGGGYLRTALALSVLTDRPVRVANVRGDRPEPGLKPQHAAAVEAVAEVCDATVTGTEHGATTVTFEPGGAPGGVASVDVGTAGSVTLVFDTVVPLAMAADAPIRLRATGGTDVAWSPPLTTYRRVKLPLLRRLGVPVAVDASRRGFYPVGGGAATLTLAPANPSSLDLGERGHPEGVRVYSLASEGLADADVAERQADAAVEALDAADRRVRERVVSYVDSESPGSVCTVRADYGTGVAGLDALGEQGKPAEDVGREPVEALEAFEGTGAAIDRHLADQLLPFLAVAGGTVTVPEVTAHVESGLDLLAAFGCDVAVTEESDRVRLQSDGLVDAGSGSR
- a CDS encoding helix-turn-helix domain-containing protein, which encodes MPTVDPQPDRFRDLMLDDEPGFEEVLTCVFGIQRHEARTYLELLDRPESTVAELADVLDRDRSNVNRSLSTLREKGLAGRTRRLLDDGGHVYQYTATPVAEARESMHETLDEWAAYVHERIDEFGEG
- a CDS encoding ATP-binding protein — its product is MSQGADDAGEWQSLLEDLPVMYVHTRTEDGQAVIDVCNERFVETLGYDRESLKGRPLADVYTPSSAAELEAGDTHPEVGDEPVTERRKLVCADGTVVHTLVRAVPRTDCDDDVIGTRFLFVDITMREQRRRQATVLNRLLRHNLRNDMTVVLSHARLLADALDETEQDSARKVRNIAERWDRLVEKVQRIRQVLSPEDNWRPTDLTTVLERVEEDLNDRHPDANVHMLRPSEGAATIRPEVELALTELCENAIQHAEAEDPEVVVTVGVPPNEPWVKLTVTDDGPPIPESELLALRDDETTPLVHGTGLGLWMVRLAVERVGGHVSVVENDENGTAVTIRYPSQ
- a CDS encoding AzlD domain-containing protein; the protein is MATSYGDPAIWGVILAIGVATYAIRFSFIALFGYLDEIPPRVRQPLRYVPAAVLAALVLPAFVTLDAGGLATDKLVAGTVAVVVAWRTESVFATMAAGMGALWTLRFLILPAL
- the sufU gene encoding Fe-S cluster assembly sulfur transfer protein SufU, translating into MVGGSDMYRQQILDHYKSPRNYGEMEDPTFTHVGENPMCGDTIEMQVRLDDDEEEIEYVAFQGDGCAISQASASMLSEKLQGMTIEELQEMDRDDVVDMLGVDISPMRIKCAVLAEKVAQDGADIYFGELDVDKTTTEDDE